A stretch of the Salminus brasiliensis chromosome 19, fSalBra1.hap2, whole genome shotgun sequence genome encodes the following:
- the il12ba gene encoding interleukin 12Ba precursor — protein sequence MFFLVLQFLLAFSHTTLGSIRVAESYWTLKPNELVVDEDVGKYGSEVLVPLMCGDAFEGQDIIWRRESGEELKEQGNRILVTVEERQGGRYTCYSRDGSYLNYTLVLVQWPYKKIIKETSEKGYVHCSTKNYSGSFQCSWTWDEKRAGKVVLIKAVRSHNGGNISCSLNSSGHSITCQDHEYCPYAEELEHINLTIYFRSNYVVETYYLRFQISDIVRPDMVNIRKKNNTLELQYPDTWNIPFSYFPLTFQVKEIRCRKESDCNCSNRKSSRVNLTQDQHWPLKGGVTVCVRAQDDLCSSSWSEWTQYKCVKEKNKKRTRKNKRKRFQKEE from the exons ATGTTTTTTCTTGTGCTTCAATTCCTGCTTGCCTTTTCACACACCACTTTGGGATCCATCCGAGTGGCAGAAAGTTACTGGACTCTTAAACCAAATG AGTTGGTGGTGGATGAAGATGTGGGGAAATATGGCAGTGAGGTCCTGGTTCCGCTGATGTGTGGAGATGCCTTTGAGGGTCAGGATATCAtatggaggagagagagtggagaggagctgaaggagcAGGGGAACAGAATACTGGTGACAGTGGAGGAGAGGCAGGGAGGTAGATATACCTGTTACAGCAGAGATGGCTCCTACCTCAATTACACTCTGGTACTGGTGCAGTGGCCCTACAAAAAGATTATTAAGGAGACATCTGAGAAAG GTTATGTTCACTGCTCGACAAAAAACTATAGCGGCTCCTTTCAGTGCTCCTGGACCTGGGATGAAAAAAGGGCTGGAAAAGTTGTACTTATTAAAGCAGTACG CTCTCACAATGGAGGAAACATCAGCTGCAGCCTGAACTCCAGCGGGCACAGCATCACATGCCAAGACCACGAGTACTGCCCCTATGCTGAGGAGCTGGAGCACATCAATTTAACCATTTATTTTCGAAGCAACTATGTGGTAGAGACCTATTACCTACGATTTCAAATCTCAGACATCG TCAGGCCAGACATGGTGAATATCAGAAAGAAGAATAACACTCTGGAGTTGCAGTACCCAGACACCTGGAACATCCCTTTCTCCTACTTCCCTCTCACCTTCCAAGTAAAAGAGATCCGCTGCCGGAAGGAAAGTGACTGCAACTGCTCAAACCGCAAATCATCAAGG GTGAACCTGACTCAGGATCAGCACTGGCCACTGAAAGGGGgggtaacagtgtgtgtgagagcacaGGATGACCTGTGTAGCTCCTCTTGGAGTGAATGGACGCAGTACAA ATGTGTtaaggagaaaaacaagaaaagaacAAGAAAGAACAAGAGAAAGAGGTTCCAAAAAGAAGAGTAA